One genomic region from Prunus persica cultivar Lovell chromosome G3, Prunus_persica_NCBIv2, whole genome shotgun sequence encodes:
- the LOC109948260 gene encoding uncharacterized protein LOC109948260 isoform X1, producing MKQPFCMQPWDSSPKIVKKLFKVIWVHICHSSFLKAHMFGDKVIVTTSTMIMSSMCGSRSDSMFMRFDGEGRVVGTCPWFSCFYFILYL from the exons ATGAAGCAGCCATTCTGTATGCAACCTTGGGATTCTTCTCCAAAGATTGTCAAGAAACTGTTCAAG GTCATTTGGGTACATATATGTCACAGCAGTTTTCTAAAGGCTCATATGTTTGGAGATAAGGTCATTGTTACCACAAGCACAATGATAATGAGCAGTATGTGTGGGAGCCGCTCCGATTCAATGTTTATG AGGTTTGATGGAGAAGGAAGGGTCGTGGGGACATGCCCTTGGTTTtcgtgtttttattttattttatatttatag
- the LOC109948260 gene encoding uncharacterized protein LOC109948260 isoform X2: MKQPFCMQPWDSSPKIVKKLFKVIWVHICHSSFLKAHMFGDKVIVTTSTMIMSSMCGSRSDSMFMKYFLLPLRLYLVKL, from the exons ATGAAGCAGCCATTCTGTATGCAACCTTGGGATTCTTCTCCAAAGATTGTCAAGAAACTGTTCAAG GTCATTTGGGTACATATATGTCACAGCAGTTTTCTAAAGGCTCATATGTTTGGAGATAAGGTCATTGTTACCACAAGCACAATGATAATGAGCAGTATGTGTGGGAGCCGCTCCGATTCAATGTTTATG aagtatttccttttgcctttGCGATTATATCTGGTGAAACTATAG
- the LOC109948260 gene encoding homeobox-DDT domain protein RLT3-like isoform X3 has product MKQPFCMQPWDSSPKIVKKLFKEMSLMVKYGLHPSTLKGELFRVLLEQGIHGLKVSELAKSHCRSFGYIYVTAVF; this is encoded by the exons ATGAAGCAGCCATTCTGTATGCAACCTTGGGATTCTTCTCCAAAGATTGTCAAGAAACTGTTCAAG GAAATGAGCCTTATGGTGAAGTACGGTTTACATCCTAGTACTTTGAAGGGTGAATTGTTTAGAGTACTGCTAGAGCAAGGAATTCATGGGTTGAAAGTTTCTGAGTTGGCGAAGTCTCATTGCAGGTCATTTGGGTACATATATGTCACAGCAGTTTTCTAA